A DNA window from Palaemon carinicauda isolate YSFRI2023 chromosome 39, ASM3689809v2, whole genome shotgun sequence contains the following coding sequences:
- the LOC137631390 gene encoding proteoglycan 4-like, translating into MPHTVNSEKQHTVNSEKQHTVISEKQPTVSLEKQPTVSSEGQIKVGSEKQPRVSSEKQLTVNSENQLTVNSEKQHTVSSEKQLTVSSEKQPTVSSEKQLTVNSEKQPTVSSEKQHTVRSEKQHTVNSEKQPTVSSEKQFTVNSEKQHTVSSEKQPTVSSEKQHTVRSEKQHTVNSEKQPTVSSEKQPTVSSEKQHTVNSEKQHTVSSEKQPTVSSEGQIKVGSEKQPRVSSEKQLTVNSENQLTVNSEKQHTVSSEKQLTVSSEKQPTVSSEKKLTVNSEKQPTVSSEKQPTVSLEKQFTVNSEKQPTVSLEKQFTVNSEKQHTVNSEKQPTVSSE; encoded by the coding sequence ATGCCACATACAGTAAATTCAGAAAAGCAACATACAGTAAATTCAGAAAAGCAACATACAGTAATTTCAGAAAAGCAACCTACAGTAAGTTTAGAAAAGCAGCCTACAGTAAGTTCAGAAGGGCAGATTAAAGTAGGTTCAGAGAAGCAACCTAGAGTAAGTTCAGAAAAGCAACTTACAGTAAATTCAGAAAATCAACTTACAGTAAATTCAGAAAAGCAACATACAGTAAGTTCAGAAAAACAACTTACAGTAAGTTCAGAAAAGCAACCTACAGTAAGTTCAGAAAAGCAACTTACAGTAAATTCAGAAAAGCAACCTACAGTAAGTTCAGAAAAGCAACATACAGTAAGATCAGAAAAGCAACATACAGTAAATTCAGAAAAGCAACCTACAGTAAGTTCAGAAAAGCAATTTACAGTAAATTCAGAAAAGCAACATACAGTAAGTTCAGAAAAGCAACCTACAGTAAGTTCAGAAAAGCAACATACAGTAAGATCAGAAAAGCAACATACAGTAAATTCAGAAAAGCAACCTACAGTAAGTTCAGAAAAGCAACCTACAGTAAGTTCAGAAAAGCAACATACAGTAAATTCAGAAAAGCAACATACAGTAAGTTCAGAAAAGCAACCTACAGTAAGTTCAGAAGGGCAGATTAAAGTAGGTTCAGAGAAGCAACCTAGAGTAAGTTCAGAAAAGCAACTTACAGTAAATTCAGAAAATCAACTTACAGTAAATTCAGAAAAGCAACATACAGTAAGTTCAGAAAAACAACTTACAGTAAGTTCAGAAAAGCAACCTACAGTAAGTTCAGAAAAGAAACTTACAGTAAATTCAGAAAAGCAACCTACAGTAAGTTCAGAAAAGCAACCTACAGTAAGTTTAGAAAAGCAATTTACAGTAAATTCAGAAAAGCAACCTACAGTAAGTTTAGAAAAGCAATTTACAGTAAATTCAGAAAAGCAACATACAGTAAATTCAGAAAAGCAACCTACAGTAAGTTCAGAATAG